Part of the Virgibacillus necropolis genome, CTTTATAGATAAATTCCTCTTCGCCCATAGCAGCAATATTCTGATCCCCTGCAAAAAAACGATCCATTAAGGGCTCTTGATCCTCAGCAGTCATGCTAAGTGCAAATTTTCGTCCACGTTTAACAATCGCTGCTCCCTCCATTTCCTTGGGAAAACAAACGAGCATTTGCGGTGGCTCATGTGAACATTGCGTCACCCAACATCCATTATGGAAATGAGTCCGCTTACCATCAGTCGTGGATATAAAGAACCCGCCTCGCAGTCGTTGATTATAGACATTTTCAACTTGATCCAATTTTGACTTCGTATCCATCTTTTAAACACCTCCAAAAGAGATTTCTTTTATTGTAAAGCATACTCATTGATTCTACTAGACAATAGTACTAATCTAGGATAGATACTTTATATTCTCCTCTGGAATCTTCAGATTGAATTTATGATAACAGTAAAAACAAACGTCCGCACCATTTAAACATAAATTTTAAAGTTGGATTATTCTCTAATTCTCATCCATTAAACCTTCCCATCAATACGGTATTATGGTAATTTCCGTCAGATAAAAGTTTGTCTTTTTTTAAAATACCTTCCGCTTCAAAGCCATATTTTTTATAAAGCGCTATAGCCTTATCATTGGTTTCGAGAACATTTAAAGTTATTTTTTTAATTTCATTTGAGTCTGCCCAATGAATAGATTCTTTCAGAAGACTTTTCCCTATGCCATATCCCCAAAACTCTTTTAATACACAGACTCCAAATTCTACCTTATGCGAAGTTCTTTTCAATTTGTTCCCTTCACACCTTGAGAAACCTACAATTCTTTCATCAACTTCAGCAACTAAGAATAGATTACTATCATTTTTTGTATCATCTTCAATTATCTGTCTAAAACCTGATTCATCTATATAATCCTCGCCCTTTTCTCTATCTAAATTTTCTGTTTCACCATCTATTTCCAATCTTACTTCAGACAAGTTTTTCGCATCTTTTTCTATCGCAGACCTTACCATATAACGTAATTTATGACTATAAAACTCTTTTTGATTGACTCTCATTACATGCCTTCCATCTCTTAACGATTGTGTTAACTATACTATTGAGATAACTATTTTATAAAAGAAATCCAATTACAATAGGATCATTTTTGGCAAGTATTATATCCTTAATTTCATTCTTACTGTTTTTAGGATATGCCCCTCAAAGTCATCATCAAATTCTGAAACAACCTCAAACCTTTTCGCATTGTAGAAGGTTGTCCCAATTTTGTTATCTTTTTCTACATTAATATAAAACTCGGTTGCACCTTCAATATTCTTTATGCCCTCATTTAGTAAAGCCGTTCCTATCCCATTCCCATGGTATTCTGGGCAGATATAAATCGCTCCGAGTTCAGCAACCCCGCCTTCTTTGACAGGAGAAAAATTCGCAAAGCCCACAATTTTTCCTTGAACATCTGAAACGAACATAAAAGATCCATTTAATCGTCTATTCATCATTTCATAATTATAAGCAGATTCTAAAAACCGCTTCTGGATTTCGGAAGGGATAATCCCCTCATACGTGTAATTCCAGGTCGTTTTTGCTACGTGTTGAACTTGTGGTATATCTTCCACTCTCATACTTCTAATAGTGTACTCCATTTCACATCAACCTTTTCTGTTCATTTTTAAAATAGTCAGTTGATTATTGATTACAATATTGTTAAATTATAAAAAGAGTAAAAATGAAATTGCTAGGAGAACCATAAAAATACCTCTACTTATTATCCTTGTCCTACTACTAAACCCTATCTTCCTCTCCAAAGATCTTATAAAACTGATCAACAATAGATAACTGAATATAGTTATGAAGAATCCTATCCGATCATCATTGAACACTGTAACTCTCATTGCAGCAATAGCTATTAAAAGTATACCTAAATAGCTAATTACAATATAAACATATGCATTCTTTTTCTTTTTTTCTTTATTCATTTAAATTTCTCCCTTGAAGGTTACAAATTCTATCTAAACAACAATCATAATACAGTAAAGAAAAAAAGTTAGTTGCTGCAAGGACATTTCCACCATTCTTTCATATTACTCCTTTTTAGCAAAATTCATCTATATATGTTTTACGAATCAACCTTATAAAAGGTTTCTTTAAATATTCTACCCTTGAGCTGATGTCTGTTCCGAAGAAAAATCAGCTATACTGACATATAATTTTAGGACGAAAAAGAAAACAAAAAACCTGAAACCTTTTAAAATAAGGGTTCCAGGTACATTAAGTTATGACTCCGATTGGGCTCGAACCAACGACCTCTTGCCTGTCAAGCAAGCGCTCTCCCAGCTGAGCTACGGAATCGTATGAAGTTCATTACTACTTTTCTACTATATATTACTTTGAAATGCCATGTCAATAAGATAGTTTACATTTAATGCAGATTTGGCAATATACCTCGATAAAATACAAAATACATTGGAATGGCTATTTTTCTTGAAGCATTCATATTTGCCTGGATTATGACGGCTAAAAGCTTTAGACTATTTGAAAGTATAGCACCTCCGTAAGCTATAAGTAACCACTACCTGCTTTACTCTTTTTTACTGGCTTTTCTTAACACAGTTCCAATAAATGTACCTATTAAACCCGCTAAACTAAAGGTGATAACAAATCCCCAATCTACTTTTTCACCTTGCCATAAACTCATTAAGAATGTGACTACCAATACACCACTTACAAAAGGGATCCAGCCTTTTAATACCCTTTTAAACAACTATATCCCACCTCTATCAAAATTTCTCTTATATGGTTCTTGGTTCTAACAAATATAATTAATGTTGGTTCGCTGAATGCCACTGTTTTTATCACTAATAAACTTTTTTCATTTTCATACTTAGCTCACTTGCTATCGACCTTCATATTTACTTTTCATAAGAATTTCATCTGCTCGCATATCAGTCCAATTAGCAATAGATACATTTGGATTTTCTTCGATAAAGCTCTCCATAATCTTGTTCCCCGTTTTATATTTAGCCCATTTAGGTACATTTTTGCTAGAATCTCCAAAGAAAAACCTGTCTTTAATTTTTGTTGAGGGTTGATTGATTGGTTTTGAACCAGCATCCTCATTTGATGTATCATTCGAACAACTCATGAGTAAAACTATTATACTAACCAAGATAATTAAACTTGTTATCCTTTTCGTTTCGATCATCTTCCTGCAATATATTTCTATTAACGGTATATTATTAAAGTTATAAATAAATAAGGTGTTCCTTGTACTTATACGATATCAAATAAACCCCTTAGTAATCTTCCTATACCACTAAATAACCAAATAATCATTCTGAAAGGCAATAAAACCAGTTCGGGTATCCAAAAAAGCACATCAAGCATAAAATCTAAAAATCTATAATTATCGTTGTTTTCCTTCCTTTTTCTCATTTTTTCTTTCTTTCTATTCCACCATTCTCTCATTTATTACCTCTCCTTCTTGCAAAATTCAACTATAAATATTTACGAATCATCCTTATAAAAGGTTTCTTTTTTAAATATTCTACCTCGTTATTAAAAAGGTATATCTGCTTTAGTTACACTGGTTAAGCATTTAATGTATGTTTGGAAAAGGTAGCCTAAACTCAACAGTTTTTTGAACCTTCAATCTCTTTAACGCACCCAAAAATACTCCACAATAGATAATCCTCCCTTTTCCTTATATAATAGAATCACTACATAAATGGAGGTCTACTGTGAAACGTGTACTTTCTTTTTTGAAACCATATAAACTCCCGATTGGGGTTGCCTATACATTAACGTTGATTGAGCTTGCGACAGAGTTGCTTCTTCCCTTTTTTCTTGGAATGATGATAAATGAAGGTGTGCTCAATAAAGATATTGGCACTATTGTAATGTGGGGCAGCATTATGATCGGGCTTGCCTTTGCCGCGTTTTTTGCAGGTATTATTAATTCATTTTATGCGTCACATACAAGTTATGGATTTGGGTATGATCTGCGCGAGAAGCTGTTTAAAAAAGTACAGGAATTTTCGTTTCAGAATTTAAATCAGTACCCGACGTCGGTCTTGATGACACGGTTTACGAATGATGTGCGGCAGATGCAAAATACTATTTTCATGGGGCTTCGCATTATGGTGAAGGCGCCATTGATTGTACTTGGTGGTGTGATGATGGCGTTTATTGTCAATGCCAAGCTTGCACTAATCTTTTTAATTACGGTTCCACTACTTATTTTCTTTTTACTTTGGGTGCTGAAACGTGCGAGTCGCTTGTTTCGAAGTGTGCAGCAACGCGTTGACAATGTGAATCGCGTGATGCAGGAGAACTTGGCTGGGATGCGCTTGATCAAGGCTTTCTTGCGGCGGAATCATGAAGAAAGTCGCTTCATGAAAGCGAATAAAGATTTGGCATCAGAAACGCGTTATACGTTCCGCTTCGTTGAGGCTTCGATGCCTGTTCTACTTTTTGTGATGAATCTTAGCTTGATCTCGATTCTTTGGTTTGGAAATAACCAGGTCGTTGCTGGTGACTCTTCTGTTGGTGACATCGTAGCAATTGTTAATTATGCATTACGTGTTTCGATGGCCATTTCGATGTTCACGTTTATCATCTTAGCTTTTTCTCGTGCAAAAGCTTCTGCTACCAGGCTTGGTGAGGTATTAGATGTAGATATTGATTTGCATGAGTCCGATGATGCGGAAGCTGATGCGATTGTACGACATGGGAAAATTGACGTCAAGGATGTAAGTTTTGCCTACAGTACGCAGGAGACAAACGTATTACAGGACATATCTTTTTCCGTAAAGGCTGGCGATTCTGTTGCGCTTATTGGTGCGACTGGTGCTGGGAAAACATCGTTGTTTCAGCTGATGCCACGTCTTTATGATGTGAATAGTGGCGTTATTTCGATTGATGATAGGGCCATAACTTCCTATACATTGGATCACTTGCGACGTGCGATTGGTTACGTACCGCAGAACCCGCTTCTTTTCAGTGGATCTGTTTTCGATAATATAGCTTGGGGTAAGGAAAACGCGACCAAAGAAGAAGTGACCCAGGCGGCAAAAGATGCACAAATCCATGAAACGATTATAGAATTACCTGATGCTTATGAAACAAAAATAGGACAAAAAGGTGTCAACCTTTCTGGTGGGCAAAAGCAACGTCTTTCAATTGCACGTGCGCTCATTCGCCGCCCGAAAATTTTAATGCTGGATGATTGCACGAGTGCGCTTGATTTAGAAACTGAATCTAACTTACTTGCTGCAATTGAATCATACCATTGTACCAATTTAATGATTACCCAAAAAGTCACAACTGCTATGGACGCTGACCGAATTCTATTGATGGATCATGGACAAATCTTGGCGAACGGAACTCATCAAGAATTGCTGAAAGAATCAGCGCTTTATCGTAAAATAGTGGAGTCGCAGTTTGGAAAGGAGTATATCCATGCCAATTAATCAACTCAAAGAACCTTTTCAACAAGAACGGATTCCACTAGATAATGTATCAAGTAAAAAGTCTAAGAAAGCGCGGAATACGGCAGGTACCGTCAAACGGATTTGGTCGTATTTAATTAGGGAAAAGGCTACACTTAGTCTTGTAATTCTGGCAGTTGTCATTAGCTCAGGTCTTGCCCTACTTGGACCTTATTTAATTGGGATGGCCATCGATGATTACATCGTCACGCAAAATAATACTGGGCTTGGCATGTTGCTCGTTTGGCTCGTAATCATTTATTTGTTCCACTCCCTTTCGATCTTTTTGCAAAATTATTGGATGGTTGGGATTGCACAAAATACGGTTTATTCGCTTCGGGAAGATTTATTCAAGCAATTCCATCGTCTGCCGATTTCTTATTTTGATAAACGCCAGCACGGCGAGCTGATGAGCCGGGTTACAAATGATATTGACAACATTAACAACACACTGAACCAATCGGTTATACAAATTTTTGCAAGTATCCTAACGCTCGTTGGTACGGTTGTCGTCATGCTAATCTTGAGTCCATTACTCACCCTTGTGACAATGACGATTATCCCACTCATGTATGTTGGAATGAAATGGATTACCAAGCGAACTGGTCCTTTATATAAATTGCAGCAACGCGATTTAGGTGAATTAAACGGCTATGTAGAGGAAACGGTTTCTGGGCAGCATGTCGTTAAAACATTTTCTCAGGAGGGCCGTGTGATTGGCGAATTTGAAGAACGGAATAAAAAACTCCGCCATACCGGCTTTTGGGCCATGACGATTTCAGGTTTTATTCCAAAAGTCATGAACATGCTGAATTTCCTAAGCTTTGGATTGATTGCATTAGTTGGTGGGATTCTCGCAGTTGAAAATATCATAACAGTTGGTGTCATCGTTATTTTTACCGAATATGCAAGGCAGTTCACTCGGCCATTGAATGAGCTATCCAACCAGTTTAATATTCTACTTTCGGCCGTCGCTGGTGCGGAGCGTGTTTTTAATGTAATGGATGAGAAGCAAGAAGAAACAGATGAGGAAGCTGCAGAAGTTTTGTCAGAAACCACAGGGCATGTCATGTTTGACGATGTGTCATTTGCCTATGAAGGTACACCGATTTTGAATCATATTACCTTTGAAGCAAATCCTGGTGAGACCGTTGCATTTGTTGGACATACAGGTGCTGGGAAAACAACAATCATTAATTTAATCGCTCGTTTTTACAATTATGATGATGGTAAAATCACGCTCGACAATGTTGACATTAAAAACATTAAACGATCTAGTCTGCGTGAGCATATGGCATTTGTTTTACAAGACTCCTTCCTATTTAAAGGAACGATTATGGAAAATATCCGCTACGGCAGGTTAGATGCAACAGACAATGAAGTAATTGAGGCTGCGAAAAATGCGAATGCTCATGACTTTATTGAGCGTTTACCTAATCAGTATGATACAGTTTTAGATCAAGAAGGCAGTGGCATTAGTCAGGGACAGAAACAGCTTTTGACTATCGCACGCGCATTGTTGGCCGATCCTTCTATCTTAATTTTAGATGAAGCGACAAGTAATATTGATACGATTACCGAAGTTACGATTCAAGATGCATTAAAACGATTGATGCTTGGCAGAACAAGCTTTGTAATCGCCCATCGGTTAAATACCATTCAGGAAGCAGACAAAATAATCATGCTGGAGCATGGAAAGATTATTGAAAAAGGCAGCCACAGTGAATTGATTCAGAATAAGAGTCACTACTATAATCTTTTTCAAGGCCAGTTAACGTAGCTTGGGCGGGGCTAAACAATTTAAATGGAAAATTGGTTAATGACATGATAAAATATACGGGAATTAGTCGAAAGCAGAGGTGTACCGATGGGAAGAAAAGGAACAATGGTCGAAGAAGAAATTAACAGTAAATACTTAGATGAACTCATGACATTAAAACTATATCAACCTGAATCGTTTTCGCCTCTCTATAAGTATCATATTTGTATTATGCAGGACGGAAATGATTACTACCAGCTTGGGCGAACTGCAACAGTAAGTGATCGCTTGCATACGAATGATGAAATTGAAAATACAGTATTTGTTGGGATACATTACAATGATAGATATGATCGCAAGGATAAATACCATCCAAGCGGCGCGAAACAAGAAGCCTATATCAAATTTTTAATCTATGAGGTTGTACCGCTTCTCGATGATCTGCTTCCTACCTACCATATGGGTCAGTCCCGTACATTAATGGGCGATTCTTTGGCAGGCACACTCGCGTTGATGACTGCCCTTCGCTACCCACATACATTTGGAAAAGTTATTATGCAATCCCCATATGTGGATGAAAAAGTGATGGATGCCGTCAAAAATGCAAAAGATATCCATTCAATCGATATTTATCATACAATTGGCCTTGAGGAAACAAACGTTGATACAACGGCTGGTACGAAAGAAGACTTCCTAGCACCTAATCGTGAATTAAATCAACTTTTAAAAGAAACTGGTGTCAGCTATATTTACTATGAATTAGATGGCGAACATACATGGAAAGCTTGGCAAAAGGATCTTCCCCGCGCATTGACAGCTATGTTTAGTTAATTTTTTTGAAAAATGTAATATGTTTTTACCTATTTCCATTAACTATTTGTTATAATAGAGAGTAAACCAAAGAACCTTATACAATAGACATCATTATAGTAATAAACGCAAAAATATACTAGGAGGTTTTACTATGAAATACGGTATTGTAATATTTCCATCTAAGCCTATCCAAGATAAAGCAAATGCTTTAAGAAAACGTTATGACCCACATTATTCGTTAATTCCACCACATATCACATTAATAGAAGCTTTTGAAGCAGATGATGAAACTGTTCATCAACTTATCCCAGAGTTAAGAGCAATTGCAGACGAAACTGCTCCACTTGCAATTAACATCAATAAAGTAAGTACATTTGCACCTGTAACAAACACCATCTACATGAAAGTGGAAGCATCACAGGCAATAATTGATTTATATGAAAAATTGCAGTCAAGTAACCTCCCTGCTAATAAGGAGTATTCTTTTGTGCCACATATTACAGTCGCACAAAAGCTATCAGATCAAGAATATGCAGATGTATATGGTAGCCTGCAACTTAAAGATACGCAATTAGAAGATAAAATTGATCGTTTCCAATTGTCTTACCAACTTGAGAATGGATCATGGACCGTTTATGAATCATTTGTGTTTGGGAAAGATGAATAGTGGATATTAAGATTGTAGAAACAAACGAAGAACTTGAACAAGCTTACCATATACGTACCACAGTGTTTGTTGATGAACAACAAGTTCCCCCCGAAGAGGAGCTTGACGAATACGACAAAGAAGCGATTCATTTTGTTGGAAGTGTAAATGGTGTTCCCATCGCAGCAAGTCGTCTGCGGTTCGTTGATTCCTCTGGAAAACTCGAGCGCATCTGTGTATTAGATACCGAGCGTGGAAAATCCTATGGAAAAATGATCATACAGCGAATGGAATTGGAAATAAAGAATAATGGGTATGAAAAGGCCAAATTAAATGCACAAACACATGCAGAAATATTTTATCAGCGCCTAGGATATGAAACAGTATCAGGTGAATTCATGGATGCTGGTATACCACATGTGACGATGATAAAAGAATTATAAATAGGAAAAGCGCAAGCGCTCGTTTAGCAACGTACAAACTGGAGCACTCCGCAATGAGATAAAGGAAACACGGTGAGGTACGAACCGATGTTGACTTATCGTAGTGGAGGAGTGTGAAGTTTGCTAGTTGCTGGGCGCTGGAGCTGGACATGACCGTTGATATAAGTAAGCTTAATAGAGCCAATTTTATACTATCTTTACTTTTGAAAATGTCAGTTTGCTGGACTTCTTGTCTGCAAGCTGACATTTTTTGATTTACTCATTTCGTTATATCAGATATCAACAAGTCAAATCCAGCAAATTTTATGCATTTCGCACCTCAAAATATTGTATGCAAATGTTGATTTTGGATAACCTAAACAATGGATATGTGCAAAAGGGGTTGTCTTACATGGACCATTTATTACCAATTTTTTTAGAATCCTTGTTTGGATTTGTTGCATTATTTATATTAACAAAGGTATTGGGAAAAACCCAAATAACGCAGCTTACACCATTTGATTTCATTGCTGCTCTTGTACTTGGTGAGCTGGTCGGAAACGCGCTTTTTGATGACGAAAAAGGGATACTGGAAATCGGATTTGCAATCGTTTTATGGGGCGTGATTCTTTATGTAACAGAGCTAATTACGCAACGATACAAAGGGACACGCGCTCTTCTTGAAGGTCGTCCGACTATCATCATCCATCAAGGAAAACTAATTCGAGAAGAAATGAAAAAGAGTAACCTCGACATAAATCAGCTCCAGCATTTACTACGATCAAAGGATGCCTTTTCGATTCAAGAAGTTCAATATGCAATCCTAGAAACAGATGGAACGGTTTCTGTTTTAAAAAAGTCAACTTACCAAGTGCCAAACCGCAATGATTTCAATCTGCAGCCAGAAGCCACCCATCTCGCTGTCACGCTAATAAATGATGGCGAAGTTATATGGGATAACCTAAAAGAAGCAAACTTGACTGAAGAATGGCTCATGGATGAATTAATGAAACAAGAAATAAAAACGGTTCGAGATGTATTCTACGCAGAATGGATCGAGGGGCATGACATATTTGTACAGCCATTTACTAGCAAAAAGAATTGATTGGACCGTATTCCCCTTAAGTTCGACAGTGAACAATCTTTTTAACAAAGTAAAAATCCCCCATCCAAATGAATGGATGAGGGATTTTTACTTATAATGCTTGAGCATGAAAACCTAATTTTTTCAGTTGTACAATCATAGATTCTTTTTCGTCAGAATCAAGGCCACCTAATATTTCATTCATCGCCTCAACATGCTTAGGGAAAATTTCGTCCATCAGCTCTTTTCCCTCATCTGTAATCACTGCATACGTAACACGACGATCAGTAGGACATGCTTTACGTTTTAGGTAGTCTTTCTTTTCTAATTTATCTACTACATAGGTCGTGCTGCTGCTAGCAAGTAATATTTTTTGCCCGATCTTCTGGATGGGCTGCTCCCCTTTATTGTACAACAGCTCCAGTACGGAAAACTCCGTTAGATTCAATCCATGGCTTTTTATGTCTTTGATAACTTGTTTTTCAATGGATTGTAATGCACGCGTGAGAACAACAAATAATTTTAACGAATTCTCACTATCTTTATCTATCTTTTCTACTCGATTCACCATTATCAATCCTTTACCAGACAGAATTTCAAATTTACTCTTTCGTGAAATTGACTGTGCTTCTTATTGTATCAATTGGGCGAACTAATTTTTCAATCTGCTCCCGTTTTGGTTCTAACATAGGAGGTAAGGATAAGCTTTCTCCAAGCGTTTCATACGATTCATCTCCCATAAATCCTGGACCATCTGTAGCAAATTCAAATAAAATTTGTGGTGCAACCTTTACATATAAGGATCCAAAGAAATGACGATTTATATAGCCAGAAGTTTGGAACTGAAAGCTTTCCATCCGAGTAATCCATTCTTCTAACACGGAACGATCTTCAACCCGGAAAGCCGTATGGTGAACCGTACCAAAGCCTTGTCTTGCTTGAGGTAGAACGGTGTTATATTCAACTACTACCTGTGCACCATTTCCTCCCTCGCCAACTTCAAATAAATGAAACGATTCTTCTTTTGCAATTTCTTTAAACTGCAATACTTTTTCCATCATCTCTTTAAAATAATCAAAGTTGGCGATACGAACAAAGATTGGTCCGAGTCCGGTGATGGCATATTCTAATGGGACAGGTCCGTTTTGCCATGGTGTACCAGCTGCAACACCTGTATTGTTTTCGTCTGAAATCAGTTGGTAATTTTGGTCATCAAAATCTACAAATGACAGCACCTTTTTCCCAAACTGTTCCTTAATGCCTTCATGTTTTACCTCTAAACGGTCAAAACGTTTTACCCAATAATCTAACGCTTCGTCACTAGGCACACGAAAAGAGGTTTTTGAAATTTCGTTCGTACCATGGACTCCTTTTGGAATGCCAGGGAAATCAAAAAATGTCATATCTGTACCTGGATTACCTGTATCATCCGCAAAAAATAAGTGATACGTTTGAATGTCATCTTGGTTAACTGTTTTCTTGACTAAACGCATTCCTAATGTATAGGTGAAAAACTCATAATTTTTTTCAGCGCTACTTGTTATTGCTGTAACGTGATGTATTCCTTTTAGTCCGTTCATTGTATATACCTCCACTTAAATTTATCTCGCATTAATATATTTCCAATTCGAGATAAATTTTACTACGAAATTTACTTGATGTCAATACGGACGTTTTACTCAGAGTTTATCTGCATATCTGTATTCAGCAAAGGAAACAATAAAAATGGTCAAACTAGGGACGTAGAAAATTTTAGAGACTAGGACGTGAACTTCATGGATTTCTTTACAGGTCAAGAATCCCTTACCGCTATACAGTGGGTTCTGAGAGCAATTGTTGGCTTCTTTTTTTTAGTATTATCGGCTAAAATCATGGGCCAACGCTCCATTTCGCAATTAAGATTTCTAGATTTCGTCATAGCGTTACTTTTAGGAAATATTATTGCCCACCCATTGTCAGACGAGGGATTAGGGTTAGGTGGTTCAATGATTACCATGACCGTGTTAGTAATATTATATCTTGCTGGAGTGTTTCTAAGCCTACGATGGATACCACTCAGAAAAATATTTGATCCTTCTCCCATGCCCCTGATAGAAAATGGAGAAATTAATTACAAGAACTTAACTAAAGCAAGAATTTCAATTGATTTGCTTTTATCCGAATTAAGGAAGGAAAAAACGGAAGATATACAAAAAGTGGCACTTGCTTTGTGGGAACCTGGAGGATCAATATCCATATTTTTATATCCTCAACATCAGCCAATTACCCATTCAAATTCAACGTCTGCAATACAACCTTTTAATTTTCCTAAAACAATTATTAAAGAACGAAAGATCGATTATAATGAGTTAAGCAAACTCGGAAAAGATGAGCAATGGCTAATGCAGAAAATAAAAACAACAGGTAACGTATTAGTAGATGACGTGTTGCTAGCTACCATTGATAATAGTGATAAAATAAAAATATTTTTGTATAAATAGAAAAAGAGGCTATTCAAAGTCCAGCCTCCTACCTTAAGTCTCAAATAAAATCATTTAAAGTAAAACCATAAAGGATGTAATAGGGATGGTGAAGAAAATAGTAATAACCCTTATAAGTGTAGTCTTGATTTTAGTAGTGATTAACTGGTATGGGCTTTCCACTCCAATCAAAAATGTAAACAATTTAAAGATGAAATCCACTTCTAAACCTGTTGTATTAGTAGTTGTTGATTCCCTTATGGATGAACCTTTGCAAAAGGCTATTGGAGAAGGACGAGCTCCTGCGTTCGCGTTCTTGTCTAAGCATGGACAGTATTTCCATGAAGTTGTAAGCTCTTATCCTACTATGTCGGTCACCATTGATAGTACGCTTCTAACAGGAACTTACGCTAATCAACATCGACTTCCAGGGCTTGTCTGGTATAGTCAAAATGATAATCGCTTGGTTAATTATGGGAGCGGTAAAAAGGAAGTATTCACACTAGGTGTAAAGCAAGTTCTAAAAGACGGTATTTACAACTTGAATCAGGAACACTTAGGTAAAAATGTAAAAACTATTTATGAAGATTTAGATGAGAGACAAGCCCATTCCGCTTCGATTAATGGACTTATCTATCGTGGAAATCAAGACCATAACCTGCACGTTCCGAAAATAGCTTCAACTTTAAACATATTGCCAGATACATTCCATGTTAAAGGGCCAACTTTGTTATCAATGGGAAGTTTGTCTCAATATAGCCCTGAAAATAATGGTCAAACCAACATATGGCAAGAGCTCGGATTTAATGATACCTTTACAGCTAATGAAGTTAAACACCTTATTCAAAACGATAGTCTCCCCTCTTTTACACTTGCTTATTTTCCAGACCTTGATCATCGTATTCATAAACATGGTCCAATGGATCTCAAAGGAATTGAAAAAGTCGATCAACATCTTCAAACGATTCTAGATGCATACCCTACTTGGGATGAGGCCATAGAAGAAATGACCTTAATTGTGTCTGGTGACAGTAGCCAATCAAAAATCGGCAATGATCGTACAGAATCCTTAATTGATTTAACTTTACTTTCAAAAAGGTACCAGGTTGCGGAACTGGGAGAGCCTATCACTAAAAAAGATCAGATCGTTTTAGCTGTTAATGAACGCATGGCTTACATTAATTTGTTAGATGATAAGATAACATTTTCAGAAATGGCATCAAAATTAATGGATGATTCCAGAAT contains:
- a CDS encoding flavin reductase family protein, producing the protein MDTKSKLDQVENVYNQRLRGGFFISTTDGKRTHFHNGCWVTQCSHEPPQMLVCFPKEMEGAAIVKRGRKFALSMTAEDQEPLMDRFFAGDQNIAAMGEEEFIYKETGCPILKNAQAYFDCEVSQILDNRDFLIVIGNVLSAEILHPEKQSLTVNHLMEREGGVPEDAIVPLVGFDRK
- a CDS encoding GNAT family N-acetyltransferase, whose translation is MRVNQKEFYSHKLRYMVRSAIEKDAKNLSEVRLEIDGETENLDREKGEDYIDESGFRQIIEDDTKNDSNLFLVAEVDERIVGFSRCEGNKLKRTSHKVEFGVCVLKEFWGYGIGKSLLKESIHWADSNEIKKITLNVLETNDKAIALYKKYGFEAEGILKKDKLLSDGNYHNTVLMGRFNG
- a CDS encoding GNAT family N-acetyltransferase, whose product is MEYTIRSMRVEDIPQVQHVAKTTWNYTYEGIIPSEIQKRFLESAYNYEMMNRRLNGSFMFVSDVQGKIVGFANFSPVKEGGVAELGAIYICPEYHGNGIGTALLNEGIKNIEGATEFYINVEKDNKIGTTFYNAKRFEVVSEFDDDFEGHILKTVRMKLRI
- a CDS encoding DUF2268 domain-containing putative Zn-dependent protease (predicted Zn-dependent protease with a strongly conserved HExxH motif), with amino-acid sequence MSCSNDTSNEDAGSKPINQPSTKIKDRFFFGDSSKNVPKWAKYKTGNKIMESFIEENPNVSIANWTDMRADEILMKSKYEGR
- a CDS encoding ABC transporter ATP-binding protein, producing MKRVLSFLKPYKLPIGVAYTLTLIELATELLLPFFLGMMINEGVLNKDIGTIVMWGSIMIGLAFAAFFAGIINSFYASHTSYGFGYDLREKLFKKVQEFSFQNLNQYPTSVLMTRFTNDVRQMQNTIFMGLRIMVKAPLIVLGGVMMAFIVNAKLALIFLITVPLLIFFLLWVLKRASRLFRSVQQRVDNVNRVMQENLAGMRLIKAFLRRNHEESRFMKANKDLASETRYTFRFVEASMPVLLFVMNLSLISILWFGNNQVVAGDSSVGDIVAIVNYALRVSMAISMFTFIILAFSRAKASATRLGEVLDVDIDLHESDDAEADAIVRHGKIDVKDVSFAYSTQETNVLQDISFSVKAGDSVALIGATGAGKTSLFQLMPRLYDVNSGVISIDDRAITSYTLDHLRRAIGYVPQNPLLFSGSVFDNIAWGKENATKEEVTQAAKDAQIHETIIELPDAYETKIGQKGVNLSGGQKQRLSIARALIRRPKILMLDDCTSALDLETESNLLAAIESYHCTNLMITQKVTTAMDADRILLMDHGQILANGTHQELLKESALYRKIVESQFGKEYIHAN
- a CDS encoding ABC transporter ATP-binding protein, which produces MPINQLKEPFQQERIPLDNVSSKKSKKARNTAGTVKRIWSYLIREKATLSLVILAVVISSGLALLGPYLIGMAIDDYIVTQNNTGLGMLLVWLVIIYLFHSLSIFLQNYWMVGIAQNTVYSLREDLFKQFHRLPISYFDKRQHGELMSRVTNDIDNINNTLNQSVIQIFASILTLVGTVVVMLILSPLLTLVTMTIIPLMYVGMKWITKRTGPLYKLQQRDLGELNGYVEETVSGQHVVKTFSQEGRVIGEFEERNKKLRHTGFWAMTISGFIPKVMNMLNFLSFGLIALVGGILAVENIITVGVIVIFTEYARQFTRPLNELSNQFNILLSAVAGAERVFNVMDEKQEETDEEAAEVLSETTGHVMFDDVSFAYEGTPILNHITFEANPGETVAFVGHTGAGKTTIINLIARFYNYDDGKITLDNVDIKNIKRSSLREHMAFVLQDSFLFKGTIMENIRYGRLDATDNEVIEAAKNANAHDFIERLPNQYDTVLDQEGSGISQGQKQLLTIARALLADPSILILDEATSNIDTITEVTIQDALKRLMLGRTSFVIAHRLNTIQEADKIIMLEHGKIIEKGSHSELIQNKSHYYNLFQGQLT